The DNA window GGGGGCGGCTCAAACCGATCCCATAAACGACGGCACGCCCCGTATCAGCCGGCCGTCAGGACGAACCCTGCGGGGCGAAGAAGCAGATGATCGCGTGGGTCGTCGGCTCCTCGCAGATGTGGAACTTTCCATCCGGGGACATCTTGGCCTCGTCGCGACCGACGAGGCGCCCGTCCCAGAGCCGCCAACCCTCCTCGGTCTCCGTCACGGTCTCGCCTCTGGCCTGCGCCAGTTCGCGGCAATCGTGATCGCTGCAGCACCATGTCGGATACCAGCCATGCGCCAAGGCCGGCGCGCCGAGGAGCCAGCCCACGATTGCGAATGTTGTCCGTCGCCGACCAGCGACCATCCTGGCTCAGCCCCTCCCGAGGATCCCCCAAGCGGCAAGCTTATCCTGGATCCGCGCTCGCGCCACCCTACCCCACCGGCATGGCCTATACGGCCGAGCCTCAGCGGCAACGCCCCGCAAGGGGACGAGGGCGACGGCCGGCATCACTCGTTCGTCTGGAGATAGGGCTCGACCTTGCCCTTGAGCTTGATGGTCATGGGATTGCCGAAGCGGTCCTTGGCATTGCCGGCGGTCACGCGAACCCAGCCCTCGCTGACGCAATACTCGTCCACATTGGTCTTCTCGGCCCCGTTGAAGCGGATTCCCACCCCCTTCGCGAGCAGCTCCTCGTCGTAATAGGGGCTGTTCGGGTTCGAGGACAGGCGGTCGGGAAGGGTGTCAGTCATGCGGGGTTCTTTCCGGCGATGGATCGTTCGGGCGGCAACCTACTCCGTCGGGGACGGAATGCCAATTCCGACTGACCCGACGTGACAAGCCCGATGCAATGTCCTACTTTCGTAGAATTCATCTAAGGTAACGTAATAATCCGCAGCAAAGCGGAGGCATATCAGGGAGATGGCGTTGTCCGCAGCGACAGACGGGATTCACACCGATTTTTCAGACGGCATGAGCTATGGGGACTATCTCCGGCTCGACACCCTCCTCTCCGCCCAATCTCCCCTGACGGCCGAGCACGACGAACTCCTCTTCATCACCATCCATCAGGTGATGGAGCTCTGGCTGAAGCTTCTCAACCGGGAACTCGATACCGCCCTGGCGCATATCCGGGCCGACGAGCTCCAGCCCGCCTTCAAATGCACCGCGCGCATCAACCGGATCCAGGAGCAGCTGATCCAGGCCTGGACGGTGCTCTCCACCATGACCCCGTCCGATTACCTGAGCTTCCGGCCGGCGCTCGGGAAGTCCTCCGGGTTCCAGTCCTGGCAGTACCGGCTGGTGGAGTTCAAGCTCGGCGCCAAGGACGCGGCCAAGATGGCGCCGCACCGCCACCGGGGCGACTTGGCCGAGCAGCTCGAGGCCGCTTACCGGGCGCCGAGCCTCTACGACGAGGCCCTGCGCCTCCTGGCCCGGCGCGGCTACGCGATCCCGGCCGAGGTGCTCGATCGCGACGTGACGCAGCCGTATGCGGCCAGTGCGGGCGTGGAAGCCGCCTGGGAGGAGATCTACCGCCATGCGGGCGAGCATTTCGATCTCTACGAACTCGCCGAGGAACTGGTCGACCTGGAGGATGCCTTCCAGCAATGGCGTTTCCGGCACATGAAGACGGTGGAGCGCATCATCGGCATGCGCAGCGGCACGGGCGGCAGCAGCGGCGTGACCTACCTGCGCAAGGCGCTCGAGCGCTACTTCTTCCCCGAACTCTGGTCCGTGCGCGGCAGGCTTTGACGGAGGGGATGCGCCATGCTTGATCTTCGCCAGCATTTCTCCCGCTTCCTCAACACCGAACCGGACCGCCTGCACTTCTCGGCCCACAGCCATCATCCCTGGCCCGACGTGACGCGCGACGCGCAGCTCCAGGCCTGGGACGATGCGGCCCGCCTCATCGACGACAAGTGGGAGCATGTCCTGGGCCCGGTCCTCGACGAATATCGCGGCCACGTGGCCTCGCACCTCAACCTGCCCGATCCGTCGACCATCGCGGTGGCGCCCAACACCCACGAATTCCTCAAGCGCATCCTCTCCTGCTTCCCGGTGGACCGCCCGGTCCGGATCCTGACCTCCGACGGCGAATTCCACTCCTTCACGCGCCAGATCGCCCGGCTGGAGGAGGAGCGGATCGTGGCCGTCACGCGCGTGCCGGCGGAGCCCTTCACGACCTTCGAGGACCGATTCTTCACGGCCGCTCAGGACGGCTACGATCTCGTGTTCGTCAGCCAGGTCTTCTTCAATTCCGGCTTCGCGCCGGACGGTCGCAGGCTCGCCGAATGCGCCTGCGACGGGGCCATGATCGTAATCGACGGCTATCACGGCTTCATGGCGAGGCCGACGGATCTCGGCGGCATCGCGGAGCGCGTGTTCTACATGGCCGGAGGGTACAAATACGCGATGGCCGGCGAAGGCGCGTGCTTCATGCATTGCCCGCCCGGATGGGGCCTGCGCCCGCGCGACACCGGTTGGTACGCGGCCTTCGGCAACCTCACCAACGCGCAGGGCGGCCAAGTCGGCTACAGCGACGACGGCTGGCGATTCATGGGTGCCACCTTCGATCCCTCAGGCCTCTACCGCTTCAACGCGGTGATGCGCTGGCTCGCGGACGAGGGCATCACGCCGGGCATCATTCACGCCCACGCGAAGGCGCTGCAGCAGCACTTCCTGCGCCGCATCGAGGCGTCGGCCCTGTTCGAGCGCGCGTCGCTCGTGGTGCCGGCGGACGAGACGCGGCGCGGCAACTTCCTCACCTTCCAGACGCCCGAAGCGCAGACGATCCATCGCGACCTCTCGGAGCTGCGCGTGGTGACCGACGTCCGCGGCCAGCGCCTGCGCGTCGGCTTCGGCATCTATCAGACGGAAGAGGAAGTGGACGATCTCGTGCGCCGCATCGACGAGGCCGGCGCGCTGGAATCACTGCCCATCGACAGGCCGTCGGCCGCCTAGAGCATCGATCCCTTAAGCGGCGCATCGTTCGTCGCGGACCCAAAGGGCCGCACAATGCGCTGATCGTCAGCGGAGCGGCTGAACCTCGGCACGTTTCGCGGCTGCCCGCGCCTCCAGGCGGGCCGGATCCTGCCGACCGCATTTGAGACGTCGCAGATCCGCGGCCGGCGCCGGTCCTGCGGCCTTCATGGTGCGCAGATTGCCGACGGGGCTCGCTCCGTCCGACAGGCCGGTGTTAAGAAGGTCCCGCATGACCAGTGTCCGGGTCGCGGCGCTCGGCGATCCGAGCACCACCCCGATGACGCGCCTGTCTCCACGCAGGGCCGAGACGGCCACGTTGAACCCGGAGGCGCAGACGAAGCCGGTCTTCGAGGCCTCGAGACCCGCGTAATCCTCCACCAGCTTGTTGGTGTTCTTGAGCATCCGGCCGTTGACGGTGATAGAGGGCGTCCTGAGCAGGTCCATGTGGTCGCCGTGGTAGCTCAGGAGCACCATCATGAGCACGGCCATGTCCCGCGCATTGGTCACCTGACGGTCGTCGTGCAGACCGGTCGGGTTGGCGAACCGGGTCCCGGTCATGCCGAGGCGCCGCGCCTCCGCGTTCATGGCGGCCACGAACGCCTCCTCGCTGCCGCCGATGGCCTCCGCGACCGCGAAGGTGACGTCGTTGGCGCTCTTGACCATCATGACCGTGATCGCGTCCTCGAGCCTCAGGGACGTGCCCGGCGGGATGCCGAGTTTCGTGGGCGCCTGGGACGCCGCCTTCGCGCTCATGACCACGGACGTGTCCATGCCGACCTGGCCCGCGCGCACGGCCGAGAGGGCGAGATGCGCCGTCATCATCTTGGTGAGCGATGCCGGATGCCAGGAGCGGGTCGCCTCCTGGGCGGCGAGAACGTCGCCCGTGGACGCGTCCACCAGCAACATGGGAGAGGCGCCGACGCCGGCAGGCATCAGGAGAAGGCCGGCAGCCAGGAGGAGCGAGAGCGGCTTCATGGCCGGATCGTTGCCCGAACCGTGGCCTGAGGCAAGCGCAACCGGGCAAAAACTGCCCCGCTCTACCCCTTTCGAGATGCGCACCGCCGGTTCGAGGCCGCGGGCGGAACCGTCACACGGCCGCTTCGGCCAGCATGAGCACGATGCCGAGCGCCACAAGGGCGATGCTGGGCCAATGATGCTTGGGATGCAGGGAACGCGCCCGCTCCCGCGGTTCCAGGGTGGCGCCTCCCTCGGTCGAGCCCATGCGATGAGGGTCGCTCAGGCGCCCCTTCCAGAGCACCTGACCGGCCGCGAGCACGATCCCGGCCACGATGAGCAGCGCACCGATCCAGATGAGGACCATGCCCGAATGCATGCGCCCCTCCCCGATGGAGTTCGACCCCCGAGAGCATAGCACAGGCCCGGGGGAGAACACAGGCGGACGGGGATGGCTCACCCCCGCGCGGTCAGGCCGCCTGCCCGGCGCACCAGCCGGACGACCACGCCCATTGGAAATTGTACCCGCCCAGCCAGCCGGTGACGTCCACCACCTCGCCGATGAAGTAGAGACCGGGCACCGCCTTGGCTTCCATGGTCCGGGAATCGAGGTGGCGCGTGTCGACGCCCCCGAGCGTCACCTCGGCCGTCCGGTAGCCTTCCGAGCCGGCTGGCTTGAAGCGCCAGCGGTTGACGGTCTCGGCAATGGCCCTGAGCCTCTTGTCGGAATGATCGGCTAGGTTGGCTGGTCCCTTCTCGGCTTCGGCGATCAGCTGGGCCAAGCGCTTGGGCAGGAAGGCGGACAGAGCGGTCTGAAGCGCCTGCCGGCCATTCTGCGCGCGTGCCTCGCGCAGTTCCTCGAACAGATCGACGCCCGGCAGCATGGACAGCACAATCTCGTCGCCCTCGCGCCAATACGAGGAGATCTGAAGGATCGCCGGTCCGCTCAGGCCGCGATGAGTGAAGAGCAGCGCCTCGGCGAAGGTGGTCTTCCCGCAGCCCGCCACCGCGTCAACCGCGACGCCCGCCAGGGGCGCGAGGCGCTCAAGCATCGACGGCTCCAGGGTGAGCGGCACGAGGGCCGGCCGCGTCTCGACGATGGGCAGGCCGAATTGCTGCGCGAGATCGTAGCCGAACCCGGTGGCGCCCATCTTCGGAATGGACTTTCCGCCCGTGGCGACCACGAGAGACCGGCATC is part of the Microvirga terrae genome and encodes:
- a CDS encoding aminotransferase class V-fold PLP-dependent enzyme, which produces MLDLRQHFSRFLNTEPDRLHFSAHSHHPWPDVTRDAQLQAWDDAARLIDDKWEHVLGPVLDEYRGHVASHLNLPDPSTIAVAPNTHEFLKRILSCFPVDRPVRILTSDGEFHSFTRQIARLEEERIVAVTRVPAEPFTTFEDRFFTAAQDGYDLVFVSQVFFNSGFAPDGRRLAECACDGAMIVIDGYHGFMARPTDLGGIAERVFYMAGGYKYAMAGEGACFMHCPPGWGLRPRDTGWYAAFGNLTNAQGGQVGYSDDGWRFMGATFDPSGLYRFNAVMRWLADEGITPGIIHAHAKALQQHFLRRIEASALFERASLVVPADETRRGNFLTFQTPEAQTIHRDLSELRVVTDVRGQRLRVGFGIYQTEEEVDDLVRRIDEAGALESLPIDRPSAA
- a CDS encoding NAD(P)/FAD-dependent oxidoreductase translates to MDQFDVVVIGAGAAGMMCAAEAGKRGRSVLVLDHAAKPGEKIRISGGGRCNFTNLNAAPANFISRNPSFAISALRRYTQRDFIALVERYGIAYHEKTLGQLFCDGSSKQIVDLLLNEMRRANTELRLSTSVDTVEKTPDGFALTLSQGAVRCRSLVVATGGKSIPKMGATGFGYDLAQQFGLPIVETRPALVPLTLEPSMLERLAPLAGVAVDAVAGCGKTTFAEALLFTHRGLSGPAILQISSYWREGDEIVLSMLPGVDLFEELREARAQNGRQALQTALSAFLPKRLAQLIAEAEKGPANLADHSDKRLRAIAETVNRWRFKPAGSEGYRTAEVTLGGVDTRHLDSRTMEAKAVPGLYFIGEVVDVTGWLGGYNFQWAWSSGWCAGQAA
- a CDS encoding D-alanyl-D-alanine carboxypeptidase family protein, whose amino-acid sequence is MKPLSLLLAAGLLLMPAGVGASPMLLVDASTGDVLAAQEATRSWHPASLTKMMTAHLALSAVRAGQVGMDTSVVMSAKAASQAPTKLGIPPGTSLRLEDAITVMMVKSANDVTFAVAEAIGGSEEAFVAAMNAEARRLGMTGTRFANPTGLHDDRQVTNARDMAVLMMVLLSYHGDHMDLLRTPSITVNGRMLKNTNKLVEDYAGLEASKTGFVCASGFNVAVSALRGDRRVIGVVLGSPSAATRTLVMRDLLNTGLSDGASPVGNLRTMKAAGPAPAADLRRLKCGRQDPARLEARAAAKRAEVQPLR
- a CDS encoding DUF3297 family protein produces the protein MTDTLPDRLSSNPNSPYYDEELLAKGVGIRFNGAEKTNVDEYCVSEGWVRVTAGNAKDRFGNPMTIKLKGKVEPYLQTNE
- the kynA gene encoding tryptophan 2,3-dioxygenase, with translation MALSAATDGIHTDFSDGMSYGDYLRLDTLLSAQSPLTAEHDELLFITIHQVMELWLKLLNRELDTALAHIRADELQPAFKCTARINRIQEQLIQAWTVLSTMTPSDYLSFRPALGKSSGFQSWQYRLVEFKLGAKDAAKMAPHRHRGDLAEQLEAAYRAPSLYDEALRLLARRGYAIPAEVLDRDVTQPYAASAGVEAAWEEIYRHAGEHFDLYELAEELVDLEDAFQQWRFRHMKTVERIIGMRSGTGGSSGVTYLRKALERYFFPELWSVRGRL